One stretch of Actinacidiphila sp. DG2A-62 DNA includes these proteins:
- a CDS encoding GtrA family protein, with protein sequence MPRASGLWHEVGSFAASGAAAYAADLGLFVWLRGPGGFGPLTAKALSFVAGCTVAYLGNALVTYRGRTPAVGRARQYGVFVAVNVAGALVQLLCLGFSHYVLGLTAPRDDVVSGLGVGMLLATALRFWGTRTLVFRAGASPVRGAASVHRTEEGNRSPWTG encoded by the coding sequence CTGCCGCGCGCCTCGGGCCTGTGGCACGAGGTCGGGTCGTTCGCCGCGTCCGGGGCCGCCGCCTACGCCGCCGACCTCGGACTGTTCGTGTGGCTGCGCGGCCCCGGCGGCTTCGGCCCGCTCACCGCCAAGGCGCTGTCCTTCGTGGCCGGCTGCACCGTCGCCTACCTCGGCAACGCGCTCGTCACCTACCGCGGCCGCACCCCCGCGGTCGGCCGCGCCCGGCAGTACGGCGTGTTCGTCGCGGTGAACGTCGCCGGCGCGCTCGTCCAGCTCCTCTGCCTGGGCTTCTCGCACTACGTCCTGGGCCTGACCGCGCCGCGCGACGACGTGGTCTCCGGCCTCGGCGTCGGGATGCTGCTGGCGACGGCGCTGCGGTTCTGGGGCACCCGCACCCTCGTCTTCCGGGCCGGCGCCTCACCCGTACGAGGCGCGGCAAGCGTGCACCGGACGGAGGAGGGTAACCGCTCCCCATGGACTGGTTGA